GTTCGAGGCGGCGCCCAATGTCGAGCGGGTGATTCCCATGGTCAAGCGCAAGCGCGCCGGCCATTGGTTCGACCTGTGGCGGGCCACCTGCGGCAGCTTCTGGCATCTGGTGGTCGACCTGCGCGGCTCGGCCCTGGGCTGGGTGGTGCCGGCCCTTCGGCGGCGCATCGCCAAATCCTCGTGGGAGCCCCGGCACCGGACCGTCCATCTCGGCGAATTGCTGGGCATCGGGCCGCAGGCGCCGGTTCTGTGGACCTCGGCCGAGGCCGAGGCCGAGGCCGCCTGCCTGATCCCCGAGGGCTCGCCGGTCCTGGCCCTGGGGCCGACCGCCAATTGGGGCGCCAAGCAATGGCCGGCCGAGCGCTTTGCCGTCCTGGCCCGGCGGCTGACCGCCGCCGATGGCTTGCTGCCCGGCGCCCGGGTGGCGCTGTTCGGCGCGGCGGGGGAGCGGGATTCCATTCGGGCTCTGATCGATTCCTTGCCGCCGGAGCGGACCATCGATCTGGTGGGAAGGGTATCGCTGGCGGTGGCCGGGGCTTGCCTGCGCCGCGCCAGCCTTTATATCGGCAATGATTCCGGCCTGATGCACATGGCCGCCGCCGCCGGGGTGCCGACCCTGGGGCTGTTCGGCCCCAGTTCCGAGCTGTTCTACGGGCCGTGCGGCCCCAAGGTGGCCTCGGTGCGCGGTCCCCGCAGCTTCGAAGACATCTGCCACGCCCCCGATTTCGACCACCGCAGCACCGCCTGCATGATGCTGGACCTGGAGGTCGACGCGGTGGCCCGGGCGGCGGCGGGTCTGCTGGGGAAATGTCATCCTGAGCGTAGCGATGGATCTTTCAGCCTCTGACGGCGCCTCTCTCGGGTGAAAGGTCCTTCGGTCGCGAGCCCCCTCAGGATGACAGTCGTCCGTCTTATCCCTCGACGCTTCCGGCTCCGGCCGGGCCTTTGCCGGCCACCACCAGGGACAGGGCCTGGAGGAACAGCTCGGCCTGACGCTCGCGGGTGTGGCGGGCGGCGGCGGCGAGGCTGTCCGTGGCCAGCCGGCGCCGCAGCTCTCCGTCGCTTTCCAGCCGCCGGGCCGCCGTCGCCAGACCGTCCGGGTCGGCGGCGGGGACGAACAGGCCGGCCCGGTCGGCCTCGACGATGTGCGAGGCCTCGCCCCGGGGCGCCACCAGCAGCAGGGGCAGGCCCATGCCCATGGCCTCGAACATCTTGGAGGGGATGACCTCGGCGAAGGCGGGGGAGTTCTTGAGGTGGATCAGGGCGGCGTCGCACAGGGACCATACCGCCGGCATGCGCTCCTTGGGCTGGGGCGGGCCGAACACGACGTTGGCGAGGCCTCGGCGGACGGCCTCGTCCATGAGCATCTGGCGTTCAGCCCCGGCACCCACCAGCAGGAAGCGGATGCGGGGCGCATCCGTCAGGCGCTGGGCGGCGTCCAGCACGTTGATCAGGCCGTGGGCCATGCCGTGGGTGCCCACATAGCCGATGACGAAGCAGCCCTCAAGGCCCCATTCCGCCTCCAGCGCCGCATCGCGCGGGCGCGGCGCGTAACGGGGCAGGTCGACGCCGTTGATGACCACGGCGATCTTCTCCGGGGGGATGCCCCGCCCGGTCAGGTCGGCCTTGAAGGCCCGGGTCAGGGCCACCACGGCGGCGGCGCGGCGATACAGGAACAGTTCCAGCTTCTCCAGCCAGCGGATGACGATGCTGTCCTTCATGACGCCGACGGCGGTGATGGAGCGCGGCCACAGATCGCCCAGCTCGAACACGAACGGCACCCGGCGTACCGCCGCCAGGGCCCAGCCGCCCACGGCGGCGAAGAATTGCGGGCTGGTGGAGACCACAACGTCGGGGCGGGGTTCGAACAGGCCGGCGACGAAGGCCGAGACCATGAAGGAGACGAAGTCCAGGATGCGGCGGGCGAAGCCCTCATTGGCGGCGATATAGGTCTTGACCCGCACCACCCGCACGCCGCCCATGTCCGACACCTGCCGCCAGCTGTTACTCCAGCCGGGAAACAGCTTGCCGCCGGGGAAATTGGGGGCCGAGGTCAGCACGGTGACCTGATGGCCGCCCCGCACCCAATAGGCGGCGCGCTCGGACACCCGCGTGGCGGCGGCGTTGGTCTCGGGCGGATAATTCTCGGTCAGGAACAAGATGCGCATGGCGCCTCAGGCTTTTTGCAGCCGGCAGGCGAAGAAGGCGTCCATGCCGCCCTTGTCGGCCAGATGGCAGGGCAGGGTGCGCAGATCGCCCTCGGGCGTGATCAGCTCGGCCAGACCGCCGACCTCGTCGGCGCGGATGGGCAGGCGGGTCATCGGCGCGCCCTCGGCCAGCAGGGCCTCGATCTGCTCAGGGCCTTCCTCCGGCTCCAGGGAACAGGTGCAATAGACCAGGATTCCGCCGGGCTTCAGCATGGCGATGGCGGCGCGCAGCAGGCGGGCCTGGACCGCCGCCAGCTTCATCACCTCGGCCGGGTTCTTGTGGCGGGCCACGTCGGGATGGCGGCGCAGGGTGCCGGTGGCCGAGCACGGCGCGTCCAGCAGGATGGCGTCGAACGGCTCGGGCGGGGTCCAGGCCCCGGCATCGGCCTCGACCACCTTGGCGGACAATCCCAGGCGCTTGAGGTTCTCGGTCAGGCGGACCAGCCGTTTGGCCGAGCGATCGACGGCGGTGACCTTGCCGCCGGCCACGGCCAGTTGCAGCGCCTTGCCGCCCGGCGCGGCACACAGATCGGCCACCGATCTGCCCGTGATATCGCCCAGCAGGCGGGCGGGCAGGGCGGCGGCGGCGTCCTGTATCCACCATGCCGCTTCGCTGAAGCCGGGCAGGGCGGCGATGGAGCCGCCGGCGGCACGGCGGAGCGATCCGGTGGGCAGAATCTCCGCCTCCAGCTTTTCCGCCCAGCCCCGGGGATCGGCGGCTACGGTGATGTCCACCGGCGCCTCCATCAGGTGGGCGGCGGCGATGGCGTGGGCGATCTCTTCGCCATAGGCGCGGCACCACGAGCGCCACAGCCATTCCGGCGTGTTGAGCAGGGGGGCGTCCTGGGCGGCGACCAGCTCGCGGCCCTCGCGGTCCAGGCGGCGCAGCACGGCGTTGAGCAGTTTGGCGAAGCCGGCCTGCGAGCCGCCCTTGACCAGATCGACGGTGGTGGAGATGGCGGCGTGGGGTGCCACGTCCAGGAACAGCAACTGGCAGATGCCCAGGCGCAGCGCGTGCTCGGCCCAGGCGGCACCGGCCCGCATGGGCTTTTCCACGCAATGTTCGATCAGGGCGTCGATCTGGCCCAGGCGCCGCAGCGTGGTGCCCAGCAGCATGCGGACAAAGCCGCGGTCGCGCTCGTCGAGCTTGGCGAGGCGGGGATCGTCCAGCACCTCATCCAGCAGGCGCCCCTTGTCGAGCACGGCGGACAGCAGATCGACGGCGATAACGCGGGGACCGACGGCGGTGGAGCGCTTCATGACGGGGCGAGGTTCAACACGCGATCTTTGCCTTGAAATAGGCGATGGTCTTTTCCAGGCCGGCTTCCAGCACCACCTTGGGCTCCCAGTTGTCGAGCAAGGCCTTGGCCTGGGCGATGTCGGGCTTCCTTTGCAAGGGGTCGTCGGCGGGCAGGGGCTTGTAGACGATCTCGGACTTGGCGCCGGTCATCTCGACCACCAGTTCGGCCAACTGGCGAATGGTCATCTCGCGCGGATTGCCCAGGTTGACCGGGCCGGTAATGTCGTCCGCCGTATTCATCAGGCGGATAAAACCCTCGATCAGGTCGTCGACGAAGCAGAACGAACGGGTCTGGCTGCCATCGCCGTAGAGCGTGATGGGGTGGCCCTGGAGCGCCTGCATGATGAAATTGGATACCACCCGGCCGTCGTCGGGGTGCATGCGCGGGCCATAGGTGTTGAAGATGCGGGCCACCTTGATGCGCAGGCTGTGCTGGCGCCAGTAATCGAAGAACAGCGTCTCGGCGCAGCGCTTGCCCTCGTCATAGCAGGCGCGCGGGCCGATGGGATTGACGTTGCCGCGATAGCTTTCCGGCTGGGGGTGCACATCCGGATCGCCATAGACCTCGGAGGTGGAGGACTGGAAGATCTTGGCGCCAACCCTTTTGGCCAGGCCCAGCATGTTGATGGCGCCGTGTACTGAGGTCTTGGTGGTCTGTACCGGGTCGCGCTGGTAGTGGATGGGCGACGCCGGACAGGCCAGATTGAAGATCTCGTCCACCTCCACGTAAAGGGGGAAGGTGACGTCGTGGCGCATCATCTCGAAATAGGGATTATCCAGCAGGTGCGCGATGTTGGCCTTGGTGCCGGTGAAGAAATTGTCGACGCACAGCACGTCGCAGCCTTCCGCCAGCAGCCGCTCGCAAAGGTGAGAGCCGAGGAACCCGGCTCCACCTGTGACCAGAACCCGCTTGCGATCGTACTTCATGGCACCCGTTCCCCCGCTTTCTGCGTCTCAAGTCTTCGTAGGCCAAAGATTTCCTGAATGCAAGCTACCCCAACCGGCCGATGCGCTCGAACTCGGCCGCCGCCTGATCCCAGCGCCACGATCGCTGTTTGACCAGACAGGCCAGATGCATGCGTCGCCACAGGTCGTCGTCGGTGAGCAGGCGGATGCCGGCCTCGGCGAAGGCGTCGTCGCCTCGCAGGCAATAGCCGGTCTCGTCCCCGATCACCCGCTCGCTCATGCAGGCGATGTCGCCCAGCACGGCGGGCACGCCCATGGCCTGGGCCTCGGCCACCGCCGAGCAGAAGGTCTCGCCGATATCGCCGCGATAGAGCAGGGCGCGGGCCTCGGCCAGTTCCCCCACCAGCCGGGTCTTGGGGACGGGGCCGCGCAGCACCACGCCCTGGCCGGCCATGGCGGCGGCCTTGTCCAGCACCGGGCCCATGCGGCCGGCCTTGGCGGCGCCCGCCGCGCCGTAGGTGGCGGTGCCGGCGAAGACGTGCAGCTCGGCGTTGGGCACGGCCGGGCGGATGCGCTTCTCCCAGATGTCCAGCAACCAGTCCAGGCCCCGCATGGGATTGGAGGTGAACACCACGCGGGGCCTTGGCGCCTCGGTACGCGGCGTGGCGTGGCAGAACAGGTCGGTCAGGCCATAGGGCACGATCTCGCGCCCACCGGCGAAGGCCCAGCCGGGGTAGGTGGAGGCGTGGCTGGCCCCCGAGAACACGATCACCGGGCGGCGCAGCGCCAGCTTCCATTGATAGCGCCACTTCAGGAGGTAACCGGCGGGGTTGTGAATCCAGAAGATGGTGCGCCGGGCCTCCGGGCACAGGCGGATCAGCCTGTCGCCGCGATTGGGGATGTAGAGGTCGGCGCCTTCGGGTACGCCCCGGGACAAAGGCCGCCAGGTGACGCCCCTGTGGACGCGCTCGGCCTCGCACTTGTTGCAGACCAGCACCTCGTGGCCGCGCGCGGCAAGCGCGTTGGCCATCTCGATGAACGAGGTCTCGGCCCCGCCCAAGGGCCGCTCCTCCAGGGTGGCGCCGTCGAAGACGATGCCGTCGTCGGTCATGACGATGCGGGCCATCGGCGCTATTCCTTTTCGTCCGCCTGCCGTCCGTGGCGGATGGACAGGATTTCAACCGAGCCCGCTTTCCGCCGGATGGTCAGCACATACGGGCCGACGACGAAATGACGCAAGCCAACGATGGGGCCGGGGCGCGCGATGTCGGGATGTTTCGCCAGCGTCCGGCGCGCCTCCTGGAACTGGGTAATCACGGTGGTTGCGGCGGCGGGATTGCGCTCGGCGAGATAGGTGATCTCGGCCATGAACCAGGCCCGTGCCTGTGCCGTGAAGGGAGCGAGCCTCGGCGACATCAGCAGGCTTTACGTTTGTGACGCTGTTCGGCCTGGCGGATGATCTCCTTGGCCTCGGCCATGACCTCGTCGAAGTCGAACATCTCGCCGCGATCAGCCGCGGCCAGTCCTTCAAGCTCGCGCAGTACGTCGGCACCCTCGGTCTCCAGGTATTGCTTCAGGG
The DNA window shown above is from Magnetospirillum sp. 15-1 and carries:
- a CDS encoding glycosyltransferase family 9 protein, producing MRILFVTASRIGDAVLSTGLLDWLSRTYPGCRITVACGAAAAGLFEAAPNVERVIPMVKRKRAGHWFDLWRATCGSFWHLVVDLRGSALGWVVPALRRRIAKSSWEPRHRTVHLGELLGIGPQAPVLWTSAEAEAEAACLIPEGSPVLALGPTANWGAKQWPAERFAVLARRLTAADGLLPGARVALFGAAGERDSIRALIDSLPPERTIDLVGRVSLAVAGACLRRASLYIGNDSGLMHMAAAAGVPTLGLFGPSSELFYGPCGPKVASVRGPRSFEDICHAPDFDHRSTACMMLDLEVDAVARAAAGLLGKCHPERSDGSFSL
- a CDS encoding type II toxin-antitoxin system RelE/ParE family toxin, giving the protein MSPRLAPFTAQARAWFMAEITYLAERNPAAATTVITQFQEARRTLAKHPDIARPGPIVGLRHFVVGPYVLTIRRKAGSVEILSIRHGRQADEKE
- a CDS encoding glycosyltransferase: MARIVMTDDGIVFDGATLEERPLGGAETSFIEMANALAARGHEVLVCNKCEAERVHRGVTWRPLSRGVPEGADLYIPNRGDRLIRLCPEARRTIFWIHNPAGYLLKWRYQWKLALRRPVIVFSGASHASTYPGWAFAGGREIVPYGLTDLFCHATPRTEAPRPRVVFTSNPMRGLDWLLDIWEKRIRPAVPNAELHVFAGTATYGAAGAAKAGRMGPVLDKAAAMAGQGVVLRGPVPKTRLVGELAEARALLYRGDIGETFCSAVAEAQAMGVPAVLGDIACMSERVIGDETGYCLRGDDAFAEAGIRLLTDDDLWRRMHLACLVKQRSWRWDQAAAEFERIGRLG
- a CDS encoding ribbon-helix-helix protein, CopG family, with product MTEPVAKTQISLRVPAELVEAFDAIAKGMERDRSWVMLRALKQYLETEGADVLRELEGLAAADRGEMFDFDEVMAEAKEIIRQAEQRHKRKAC
- a CDS encoding UDP-glucuronic acid decarboxylase family protein, which produces MKYDRKRVLVTGGAGFLGSHLCERLLAEGCDVLCVDNFFTGTKANIAHLLDNPYFEMMRHDVTFPLYVEVDEIFNLACPASPIHYQRDPVQTTKTSVHGAINMLGLAKRVGAKIFQSSTSEVYGDPDVHPQPESYRGNVNPIGPRACYDEGKRCAETLFFDYWRQHSLRIKVARIFNTYGPRMHPDDGRVVSNFIMQALQGHPITLYGDGSQTRSFCFVDDLIEGFIRLMNTADDITGPVNLGNPREMTIRQLAELVVEMTGAKSEIVYKPLPADDPLQRKPDIAQAKALLDNWEPKVVLEAGLEKTIAYFKAKIAC
- a CDS encoding transcription antitermination factor NusB, whose translation is MKRSTAVGPRVIAVDLLSAVLDKGRLLDEVLDDPRLAKLDERDRGFVRMLLGTTLRRLGQIDALIEHCVEKPMRAGAAWAEHALRLGICQLLFLDVAPHAAISTTVDLVKGGSQAGFAKLLNAVLRRLDREGRELVAAQDAPLLNTPEWLWRSWCRAYGEEIAHAIAAAHLMEAPVDITVAADPRGWAEKLEAEILPTGSLRRAAGGSIAALPGFSEAAWWIQDAAAALPARLLGDITGRSVADLCAAPGGKALQLAVAGGKVTAVDRSAKRLVRLTENLKRLGLSAKVVEADAGAWTPPEPFDAILLDAPCSATGTLRRHPDVARHKNPAEVMKLAAVQARLLRAAIAMLKPGGILVYCTCSLEPEEGPEQIEALLAEGAPMTRLPIRADEVGGLAELITPEGDLRTLPCHLADKGGMDAFFACRLQKA
- a CDS encoding glycosyltransferase family 4 protein; this encodes MRILFLTENYPPETNAAATRVSERAAYWVRGGHQVTVLTSAPNFPGGKLFPGWSNSWRQVSDMGGVRVVRVKTYIAANEGFARRILDFVSFMVSAFVAGLFEPRPDVVVSTSPQFFAAVGGWALAAVRRVPFVFELGDLWPRSITAVGVMKDSIVIRWLEKLELFLYRRAAAVVALTRAFKADLTGRGIPPEKIAVVINGVDLPRYAPRPRDAALEAEWGLEGCFVIGYVGTHGMAHGLINVLDAAQRLTDAPRIRFLLVGAGAERQMLMDEAVRRGLANVVFGPPQPKERMPAVWSLCDAALIHLKNSPAFAEVIPSKMFEAMGMGLPLLLVAPRGEASHIVEADRAGLFVPAADPDGLATAARRLESDGELRRRLATDSLAAAARHTRERQAELFLQALSLVVAGKGPAGAGSVEG